The DNA window TGCGGGGTGCGGCCGAGTTGAAGCGGATGTACGTGCGGCCGGGCGCGCGCGGGCAGGGGCTCGCGCCCGCGCTGCTGGCCGAGGCCGAGGCCGTCGCCCGGCAGTGGGGCGCGGAGCGGATCCTGCTGGACACGCGGAAGGACCTGGTGGAGGCGGTGGCGCTCTACGCCCGGCACGGGTTCGCCCACGTCCCGCGGTACAACACCCCCGAGGAGAATCCTTACGCCGAGGTGTGGATGGCGAAGGAGCTCCGGGCCTGACGCGAGCCCCCGCGAGGCTGCTTCGAGCCCCCGCGCGGTCACTTCGGGTGACGTGCCGGATGCAGTAGGTTACGGCGCTGTGGAACCTCTCGTTTCGCCCGTCAATTCGCACAACGAGTGGGACCCGCTGGAAGAGGTCATCGTCGGGCGCCTCGACGGCGCGGCGATCCCTTCCGACCACCCCGTCGTGGCCTGCAACCTCCCGCCGTGGGCGGCGCGGTTGCAGGGGCTCGCCGCCGGATTCCGGTACCCGCGCGTGCTGATCGAGCGGGCGCAGGAGGAGCTCGACCGGTTCGTCGCCCTCCTGGAGTCCCTCGGCGTCACGGTCAGGCGCCCGGACGCGGTCGACCACAAGCGGCGGTTCGCCACCCCCGACTGGTCGTCGCGCGGCTTCGCCAACGCCTGTCCGCGCGACAGCATGCTCGTGATCGGCGACGAGATCATCGAGACCCCGATGGCCTGGCCGTGCCGCTACTTCGACACCCACCCCTACCGCACGCTCCTCAAGGACTACTTCCGGCGCGGCGCGCGGTGGACGGCGGCGCCGAAGCCGCAGCTCACCGACGCGCTGTTCGAGGCGGATTTCCGTGCCCCCGCGCCGGGCGAGCCCGTGCGCCGCATCCTCACCGAGTTCGAGCCGGTGTTCGACGCCGCGGATTTCGTACGCGCCGGACGCGACCTGTTCGTGACGCGGAGCAACGTCACCAACCGCATGGGCATCGAGTGGCTGCGCCGTCACCTCGGGCCCGGCTACCGCATCCACGAGATCGAGAGCCGCTGCCGCACGCCCATGCACATCGACACGACGTTCCTTCCGCTCGCGCCCGGCAAGGTGCTGGTCAACCCCGAGTACATCGACGTCGGCCGGCTGCCCGACGTCCTGCGTTCCTGGGACGTCCTGGTCGCCCCCGAACCCGACCCGATCGAGGACCGCCTGCTCCGGATCACCTCGATGTGCGGCAAGTGGCTCAGCCTGAACGTCCTGGTGATCGACGGCACCAGGGTGGTGGCGGAGCGGCACCACACCCGCATGCTGCGCGCGCTGGAGCGATGGGGGTTCGAGCCCGTCCCGTGCGACCTGCTGCACTACGCGCCGTTCGGCGGCTCGTTCCACTGCGCGACGCTCGACGTCCGGCGCCGCGGCACGCTCGCATCGTATTGCCCGTGACCTGCGACCGGTGACCCGCGGGCGGGCCGAGGACGAGGTCCTGCTCCTCGGGCGTCAGCGCGGCTCCCCGAACGTCACCGGTGCGTCGAACGCCGCCCTCCGCGTCGCCCGCCGCAGCGCCTTCAGGACCGTCGGGCCGAGCGTGAGCGTCGCCGTGACCGTCACGACCGCGCGCGGCACGTCCCAGCCCAGGGAAGTCGCCAGGCAGTACGCGACGAAGCGGGCGAGGTTCTCCTCGACCGGGTCGCCCGGGACGAAGGAGACGCCCGTGGCGAGCGAGCCGATGTACGGCCAGCCCTGGAGGTTCATCACCGTGCCGTAGAGGAGGGAGGCCACCGCGCCGTAGCCCGCGAGCATCAGCACCTCGCGGGGGCCGCGCAGGCGGTCGGGGCCGGGCAGCAGGCCCGCGCCCATGGCCACCCACCCCATCGACAGCATCTGGAACGGCATCCAGGGCCCGACGCCGCCCGTCAGCAGCGCCGACGCGAACATCGACACCGCACCGAGCACGAAGCCGAAGCCGGGGCCGAGGACCCGGCCCGACAGCACCATCAGGAAGAACATCGGCTCGATGCCCGCCGTCCCCGCGCCCAGCGGCCGCAGGGCCGCGCCCGCCGCCGCCAGGACGCCGAGCATCGCGATCGCCTTCGCGTCCAGGCCCGAGTCGGCGATGGCCGCCACCACGACGGCCAGCAGCAGCGGCAGCAGGGCCGCGAACAGCCACGGCGCGTCCTGGGAGTGCGCGAGGCCCGACGCGGAGTCGGCGAGCAGGGGCCAGCCGAAGGCCGCCACCCCGGTCGCGGAGACGAGGAGCAGGGCCGCGATCGAGCGCCTGCCGAGGCGTATCGCTCGCGCTTGGCGGTCGGGAGCGGCGCTGCCGCGGCCGGGTGCGGTGTTCTCGCGGTCGGGGCCGGTGTCCCCGCGGCCGGGTGTGACGTTCTTCCCGTCGGGTGCGGAGTCCTCGCGGTCCGGTGCGGCGTCCGTCACGAGCCCGCCTCCAGCGCGTCCCGCACCTGTCCCACCGTCAGCCACGGCTGCGGCGCGAGGACCTTGGCCACCTGCGGCGCGAAGGCCGGCGAGGAGACCACCACCTCGGCCGTCGGGCCGTCCGCGACGATCTCGCCGTCGGCGATGACGACGACCCGGTGGGCAAGCTCCGCGGCCAGTTCCACGTCGTGCGTCGCCAGGACGATCGCGTGCCCCTCGGCGGCGAGGCCGCGCAGGATCTCCACCAGGCGGTGCTTGGCCGCGTAGTCGAGGCCGCGGGTCGGCTCGTCGAGGAGGATCAGCGGCGGGCTCGCCGTCAGGACGACCGCGAGGGCGAGCGCGAGGCGCTGGCCCTCCGACAGGTCGCGCGGGTGCGTCGTGCCGGGGACGTCCGGGAGGAGCCGGGAGACGAGCGCGCGGCAGGTGCCCGGTTCCGCGCCCGCGTCACCGTCGGCCGCCGCGCACTCGGCGGCGACCGTGTCCGCGTACAGCAGGTCGCGCGGCTCCTGCGGTACGAGGCCCACGTGGCGCAGCAGTTCCGCCGGGGTCGTGCTCTGCGGGGCGGCGCCGCCCACGCGCACGG is part of the Streptomyces roseifaciens genome and encodes:
- a CDS encoding amidinotransferase, with the protein product MEPLVSPVNSHNEWDPLEEVIVGRLDGAAIPSDHPVVACNLPPWAARLQGLAAGFRYPRVLIERAQEELDRFVALLESLGVTVRRPDAVDHKRRFATPDWSSRGFANACPRDSMLVIGDEIIETPMAWPCRYFDTHPYRTLLKDYFRRGARWTAAPKPQLTDALFEADFRAPAPGEPVRRILTEFEPVFDAADFVRAGRDLFVTRSNVTNRMGIEWLRRHLGPGYRIHEIESRCRTPMHIDTTFLPLAPGKVLVNPEYIDVGRLPDVLRSWDVLVAPEPDPIEDRLLRITSMCGKWLSLNVLVIDGTRVVAERHHTRMLRALERWGFEPVPCDLLHYAPFGGSFHCATLDVRRRGTLASYCP
- a CDS encoding ECF transporter S component, whose protein sequence is MRLGRRSIAALLLVSATGVAAFGWPLLADSASGLAHSQDAPWLFAALLPLLLAVVVAAIADSGLDAKAIAMLGVLAAAGAALRPLGAGTAGIEPMFFLMVLSGRVLGPGFGFVLGAVSMFASALLTGGVGPWMPFQMLSMGWVAMGAGLLPGPDRLRGPREVLMLAGYGAVASLLYGTVMNLQGWPYIGSLATGVSFVPGDPVEENLARFVAYCLATSLGWDVPRAVVTVTATLTLGPTVLKALRRATRRAAFDAPVTFGEPR